The genomic interval ATCTGTTGGTTTTAGGGTCCTATCTACTAAAAGGTGGAACCTTTGCTATAGCCTTGCAATCTTCAGATGCAATTCTACAATCTATGAATGCATCAGAGTTACTCATATCTCAACTTTGCAGTCAGGTGTTTTCTCTTATTTTACCTGCTTTTCTTTATGCGAAGTTTAATCAAAATTTCAAAAAGGACTTAAATCATCAAATTTTTCGAATAGATTCCTTCATTCTGTTTTTAATCTTTTTCATAAGCTGTATTCCATTGGTAGGATTTAGCGCTTATCTTAATCAGTTAATCACTTTTCCAGAATGGATGAGTACTAATGAAAACCGTTTAAATGAGTTCATTCTTAAAATGCTTGACTTTAAATCTATTGGTGATTTAATTATAGGAATCATTGTAATTGCATTAATTCCTGCTATTGCTGAAGAATGGGTTTTTCGTGGAATTTTACAGAATCAATTCATTCGATGGACTCATAAACGATGGCTGAGTATAATCATTGGTGCTATAATTTTTTCAGCCATTCATATGCAATTTCAAGGGTTTTTACCCAGATTTGTTTTAGGTTTCGCTCTTGGATTTGTTTATTTATTTAGTGGAAATCTATGGTATTCAATACTTCTTCATTTTCTAAATAATGGAATTCAGGTAGTTGCTGCTTATTTATATAAAGAGGAATTAACAAAACAAATGGAAGCTAAACCAGAGATGCCAAATTTATTAGGATTGAATATTAGTTTATTCATAATGCTCTTTACTGCTTATCTTATTATTTCAAAATACAATTTAAACAAACATGTTTAAAAGGAGCATTACCGGTGCAATCCTCGGACTTACTATAATAATAGGTCTGCTATACACATTCTGGTCGGCTGCATGTATCTTTTTAATAATTCTCTTATTTTCTACCCTTGAGTGGTTTGTACATTTTACAAAAAAACAAGGAGTATTTCAGTCTGCTTTTTTTGTAAGCATTCAAGCAATCATTGGCTTACTCCTATTGAATCTTATCCTTGTCCACGAAGTTACTTTTCCTTATGATTTAATTCTTAAATTGAATGTAATTGTAGTTTTTATATTATTTTTATTTGGATATTCTTTATTCTTAAAAACAGAATACTCGTTTTATTATGCCTGGTATGCTGGAATTTTTTATATAGGATTACCAATTCTGGTGGGAATCGCATTTTTATATCAAGACTATAATGCTCATAAGTATATTATATTAGGCCTTATAATTCTGAATTGGAGCAATGATACCTTTGCTTATATTACTGGAAGATGGATCGGCAAAACACTCATGGCACCTGATATTTCTCCAAAAAAAACCATCGAAGGAGCTTTTGGAGGATTGTGCGCAGCCATCCTTGCGGCATGGATTGTAAATGAGTATTTATTTATCCATTCGTTTCCCTTTATTAAGATACTATTTTTAGGAATTGGGGTTTGGCTTTCTGGGACTATTGGGGATCTATATGAATCTAAAATGAAACGTCTTGCAGGTATCAAAGACAGTGGCAATCTATTACCAGGACATGGTGGATTTCTAGATCGATTCGATAGTTTTTTTTATATAATACCAGTAGGTATTTTTATTTTGTTATTTTAATTATTAATAAATATGTACATTCATAAGGAAGGTAAAATCTGGGTTTTGAGCTCATTGATTTTATATGTTATTTTGATTCAGATCGTTCAACATTTTGTTGCTATTTTATTCTGGCCAATAGTAATTCTGTATGGTATTTTCTTTTGTCTTATTCTGAATTTTTTCAGAAATCCAATTCGCAAAATTCCTGAAATTAATGATTCCATTGTTTATGCACCTGCAGATGGTAAAGTTGTTGTTATTGAAGAAGTAATGGAAACAGAATATTTTAAAGACAAACGTAAATTGGTTAGTATTTTTATGAACCCTCTTAATGTTCATAGTAATCGGTATCCAATTTCTGGAGTTGTGAAATATTCTAAATATCATCCCGGAAAATATCTTGTTGCCTGGCATCCAAAATCTTCAACCGAAAACGAACGCACAACTGTAGTTGTAGAGCGAAAAGATGGAGTGCAAATTTTAATGCGTCAAATTGCAGGTGCACTAGCCCGTAGAATTTGCTGCTATGCTAAAGCCGGTGAAACCGCTGTACAAGGTGAAGACTTTGGTTTTATTAAATTCGGCTCAAGAGTGGATCTCTATTTACCATTGCAGGCTGAAATTAAAGTCACATTAAATCAGGTTGTAAAAGGTAATTTAGATGTGATTGCTAAAATTTAAAACCAGACCTGTTAAGTTTTATTAGGCTATCTACCGTATCCAACTTTAGTTTAGACTAGCAAAATTTATAAACTAGCAGAACCCTTTTAGAAAACAACTTCTACTATTTACTAGCTAACAAACGCTATCAGGCTCTTATATTTTAATTGGCTTCATTTGTGGGAAAAGCAAGACTTCCTGAATAGCTTCCTGACCGGTGAGCATCATGGTAAGTCTATCAATTCCAATGCCCAATCCAGATGTTGGTGGCATTCCATATTCCAATGATAAAAGAAAATCTTCATCCATGGCCATCGCTTCTTCATCACCGCGTGCTGCTAATTGTAATTGATCTTCAAAACGCTGACGTTGGTCTATTGGATCATTTAATTCTGTGTATGCATTCGCAATTTCTTTTGAATTAACATACAATTCAAATCGCTCCACTAATCTTGCTTTTGTTCTATGCTTTTTGGCTAGCGGAGTCATTTCAATAGGATAATCAATAATATAGGTGGGCTGAATTAAAACATGTTCTACCAATTCAGAAAAGATTACATCAATTAATTTACCAGAACCCATGGATTCATCAATTTCCAGATGTTTGGATTTACAAAATGCTTTTAATTCAGATTCTGATTTACCTTCAACATCAAATCCTGCATACTCATTAATTGCATCATACATGCTTAATCTGCGGAAAGGCTTTTTGAAATCTATTTCATAGTCCCCTATCATCACTGTTGTTTTCTCATTTACGGCTAAAACAACTTTTTCCAACATGGTTTCCACCATTTCCATCATCCAGATATAATCTTTGTATGCAACATATATTTCCATGGAAGTAAACTCCGGATTATGGGTTCGATCCATGCCTTCATTTCGGAACATTTTACCAAATTCATAAACTCCATCAAAACCACCAACAATCAAACGCTTTAAATATAATTCATTAGCAATTCTTAGAAATAGAGGTATATCTAATGCATTGTGATGTGTTTTAAAAGGTCTTGCAGCTGCACCTCCATGAATACTTTGCAAAACAGGTGTTTCTACTTCCAACCAACCTTGCGTATTAAAATAATTACGCATCTCCTGAATAATATGTGTGCGCTTTAAAAAAATTGAACGAACATGGGGGTTGACTATTAAATCTACATAACGATGGCGATACCGCTGCTCTGGATCTGTAAATGCATCATGCTTATTGCCTTCTGCATCCACTTTAACAATCGGCAATGGATGTAAAGATTTACTTAATAGCTTGAATTCAGAAACATGTACAGAAATTTCTCCTACTTTAGTCCGAAATACATATCCAGAAATTCCAATAAAATCTCCAATATCAATTAATTTCTTAAATAAGACATCATAAATCGTTTTGTCTTCATCAGGACAAACCTCATCCCGCTTTATATAAAATTGAATTTTACCTTCACTATCTTGCAATTCGGCAAAACACGCTTTGCCCATATCTCTAACCATCATTAATCTTCCCGCTAATCGCACCTCCTTAAATGCGTCTGGATGCGTATCGAAATTCTTTTTTATATGAAGTGAAAAGGCATTCACATCATATGCTTCAGGTGGATATGGATTAATCCCTAAATTTCTTATTTCCGCCAAAGAATTCCTGCGGATAATTTCTTGCTCACTAAGATTCTGCATATTGAATATTGAATCTGCAAATATAAACCGAAATCTTTAAAAACAAAGGAGCTTCCGATGCCCTTATCTCTAATTGATTCACAGGATCCCTTTATTGCATGGATGTTTCGTGCATTTCTTGTTTGCATACATGGTGGGATTTGCAAAGTTCTATTTAAGCTAGAATCCTTGTAAACTATTCTTAATTTTATTTCTATTTCAGAAACTGTAAGTTTTATAATTTATTGCAGCGCTTTTGTAGTGGTAATTTTAAGCCTCCTTCTAAAAAATAAATCCAATATTCCTGGAATATTGATTGGTGCTATAATTAATATAGCAGGATTGTTGATTACTTTATATGCATCTGGAAGCTTACCAACAGTTTTTGAACATATGTTAATCATACTAGGTATCTGCATGGTTTCAATGGCGATTAATACTATGGCACTATTGCGCGTCCAGGGAACTAAAAACAATTTTGAATTTGGAATATTTTTCAGAATTTTCTTTATCTGGATATTTAATGAGTCTCATTTTACATAGTTCACGGCATGTTCTAAATACTTGCATATACATGCTATTCTTATTGACCGCTCTATTTATTTATAAATCTTTCAGATTTTATAAAACCGGAACGCCTTTTAATTGTTTCTAACATTTATTAAGCATAGCCGGGCATTCCATAAATGAAAGTCCAGGTCTCGAATATGTGATTTAAATCTTTTTTATAAAAAAAATGAAAAAATTAGCAATTATTATTATACTTATAATAGCAGTTCTTGCCTGTATAAAGTATTTTATTATCGATGGCAGTTCATCACAAATGAAGGCAATAAAACCAGGAGGAGGTCAAGCTGCAATGAATATTCAAGCGCTCATCACTAAATCTGAGATTGTTAAAAATTCACTTTTTTCAACAGGAACCATACTTGCAAATGAGTCGGTTCAATTGGTGCCGGAAACTTCAGGCAAGATTATGAAACTAAATTTACCAGAAGGCAAGAATATCCAAAAAGGCGAATTATTGTTGAAAATTAATGATTCTGAACTTCAGGCTCAATTAAGAAAACTAAAAACTGAAGAGCTTCTTGCAATTGAAAAAGAATCTCGTCAAAAGAAACTTTTTGAAATTAATAGTGTCAGTAAAGATGAATATGAATCGGCACTCAACAATCTTCAATTGATTCGTGCAGATCAGGAAATAATTAAAACACAAATTGCAAAAACTGAATTAAGAGCACCCTTTAACGGTAGATTAGGTTTCAAAAACGTAAGTGAGGGATCCTATGTATCTACTGCTGTCGTAGTTGCCAATTTACACCAATTGGATCCGGTAAAAATTGATTTTTCAATTCCTGAGCGTTATGCTAAGTTAGTACAATTAGGGCGTTCTATTTACTTTAAAAGTGATGTTTCGGATAAAATGACAGAAGCCAAAATAATAGCCATTGAACCTGTAATAAATGAATCCACCAGAAGTTTAAAAATAAGAGCGCAATGTCCAAATAAACAAAACATGCTACTTGCAGGATCTTTTGTTCGGATTGAAATCAATCTGTTAGATCAAGAAAAAAGTATTCTGATTCCAACGGAAGCATTAATTCCAATACTAAAAGCCTATAAGGTATTTGTTTATAAAAGTGGCAAGGCTGCGGAAGTAAAAGTAATTACTGGCTTAAGAACGGAAACGCAAGTTCAGATTACAGAAGGATTACAGGAAGGAGATACACTTATAACAAGTGGAATTATGCAACTTAAAGCAGGGAGTCCTGTAAAAATAGTATCAATTACAGACCATGAGTAATTTTTCACACATTTTCATAAAAAGGCCTGTTTTAGCAATTGTAGTAAATTTGATCATCGTGTTATTTGGTGCGATTGGATATAGCTTTTTAGGTATCCGTGAGTTTCCATCAATTGATCCCCCTGTAATTACCGTGCGTACGAATTATGCTGGTGCAAATGCAGATATCATTGAATCTCAGATTTCGGAACCACTGGAAAAAGCGATCAATGGTATTGAAGGGATTCGATCGATATCATCATCAAGCAGTCAGGGAATGAGCAGCATTACTGTTGAATTTGAATTAAGTTCAAATATGGAAGCAGCTGCAAATGATGTGCGCGATAAGGTTTCTCAAGCAGTAAGACAATTACCAGCCGATATTGATGGCTTGCCTACGGTTACTAAATCTGATGCCAGCTCAGATGCCATAATATCCATGACGATTCGAAGTGATTCCCGGAGTCATTTAGAAATAAGTGATTATGCTGAAAATGTATTAGCGCAACGATTTATTACAATTCCCGGGGTAAGCAATGTGCAAATTTGGGGTCAAAAAAAATATGCGATGCGGATTTGGATGGATCCAAATAAACTTGCATCTTTTAAACTTACACCACTCGATGTCCAACAAGCAATAAGTCGGGAAAATGTTGAATTACCATCTGGTAAAATTTCTGGAAACCAAACTGAACTAACCGTAAAAACCTCCGGTAAGCTTAGTAAAGAAGTTGAATTTAATAAGCTTATTATCAAAAGTATTGAAGGAAATAACATTCGTTTAAGAGATATTGGGTATGCACAATTGGGTCCAGAAAACGAAGAAACAATTTTGCGGGAAAGTAATGTGCCGATGATTGGAATTGGGGTGATTCCTCAACCGGGTTCTAATTATATTGACATTGCGGATGCATTTTATAAACGGATGGATCAAATCCGTACAGAACTTCCAAAAGATTATTCTTTGAATATTTCTTTGGATAATACAAAGTTTATTAAACAGTCTGTGACGGAAGTTGCAGAAACTATCCTAATAGCGATTCTTCTCGTCATTTTAATAATTTATTTATTTTTCAGAGACTGGTTAGTTTCATTTCGACCTTTGATTGACATTCCTGTTTCCTTAATTGGGGCATTTTTCATAATGTACCTTTTAGGATTTTCCGTTAATATTTTAACATTGCTTGCAATTGTTTTAGCTACCGGACTTGTAGTTGATGATGGCATTGTAGTCACTGAAAATATTTATAAAAAAGTAGAGAAAGGCCTATCCCCTATGCAAGCAGCATTTCAGGGATCGTCTGAAATCTTTTTTGCTGTGATTTCTACATCGATTACACTGGCTGTAGTATTTCTTCCAGTAATTTTTATGGAAGGATTTGTCGGCCGTTTATTTCGAGAATTTGGAATTGTAATTGCTGGTGCTGTATTAATATCGGCTTTCGTCTCCTTGACTTTAACGCCTATGTTAAATGCCCGATTGATTCGAAAACATAATAAAAAAAGCCGTTTTTATGAATGGTCTGAACCTTTTTACCAAAAGATGGAAAATGGATTTAAGAATTCTTTAGCTGGCTTTTTAACAAAACGATATATTGCGGTTATTGTGATTTTAACTTGTATCAGTTTAATCTATTTTATTGGAAAATCCATCCCATCAGAATTAGCTCCATTAGAAGACCGAAGTTGGTTGCGTTTACAAGTTTCAGCTCCTGAAGGTTCGTCTTATGAATATACGGATCATTTTATGAAACAATTATCTGATTTTATAAGTGATTCTATACCAGAAAAACAAGTGTGTTTAACGGTAACGGCACCTGGATTTACAGGATCAGGAGCCGTTAATTCAGGATTTGTGAGATTGCGATTATTTGACCCTGATGATCGTCAACGATCACAACAGCAGATTGCAGCATATCTTACAAAAATGACATCCAATTTTACAGCTGCCCGAACCTTTGTTATACAAGAACAAACCATCTCTACAGGTGGTGGTGGCCCCAGAGGTGGTTTACCAGTACAGTTTGTTTTGCAAGCTCCAAACTTTGAGAAACTGAAAGAAGTGATCCCGAAATTTATGGAGGAAGCTAATAAAAGTAAAATATTTCAAGGCACCGATGTAAATCTTAAATTTAATCGCCCGGAAATCTCTATAAATATTGATAAAGAAAAAGCAAGAGCTTTGGGAGTATCGACTTTAGATATTGCACAAACTTTACAAATGGCTTATAGCGGACAACGTTTTGGTTATTTTCCTATCAATGGAAAACAGTATCAGATTATAGGCCAGGTGACTCGTGAAAACAGAGATGAACCCATTGATCTCAAATCATATTTTATCCGAAATTCAACAGGTCAATTAATTCAATTGGATAATATTGCAACATTGGAAGAGAATAGTAATCCGCCACAACTATATCATTACAATAGATATATGTCTGCCACAGTATCCGCAGGATTAGCACCAGGTTTTACAATTGCTGATGGAATCACAGAAATGAAACGAATTGCAGCTACTCAATTGGATGATAGTTTTTCAACTGCATTAACGGGCGCCTCCAGAGATTTTGATGAAAGTTCGTCGAATGTTTGGTTTGCTTTTATTTTGGCTTTAGTATTAATCTACTTAGTTCTATCAGCACAATTTGAAAGCTTTATTGATCCTTTTATTATTATGATAACGGTGCCTCTTGCAATCGCTGGAGCCTTATTAAGTTTATGGTATTTTAATCAGACGCTTAATATTTTTAGTCAGATTGGAATTATTATGTTGATAGGTTTAGTTACAAAAAATGGAATCTTAATTGTGGAATTTGCAAATCAATTACAAAGACAAGGCAAATCCAAGGCAGAAGCTATACAAGAAGCTGCCGTCATGCGCTTACGTCCAATCCTAATGACTAGTATTGCAACGGCCTTAGGAGCGATGCCGATTGCTCTTGCATTAGGCGCTGGAGCAAAAAGCAGAATGGGAATGGGTATTGTTGTAGTAGGCGGTGTGTTGTTTTCACTTATTTTAAGCTTGTATGTTATTCCAGCGATTTATTCATATTTATCAAAGTCGAAAAAGCATGATGAAGTTTTCATTTAGTTTATTGTTTTTGTTTTTTATATTCGACTGCACTGGACAAGAAATTTTAACTATAAAACAGGCCATCGCAATTGGATTAGAAAACAATTACAGCATTCGAATGATTCGCAATGAATCTGAAATTGCTAAAAATAATAATAGTCGTGGTAATGCTGGAATGCTTCCTGAACTTAGCTTCAATAGTGGGTTGAATTATTCTGGAAATAATACTAAACAAGAATTTGTAACAGGAAATGAAGTTGATAAAAAAGGCGCGCAGTCCAACAATATAAATGCCGGTATTAATTTAAATTGGACTGTATTTGAT from Saprospiraceae bacterium carries:
- a CDS encoding CPBP family intramembrane metalloprotease yields the protein MVKNNGISLLFFVGFVILGLLASNLLVLGSYLLKGGTFAIALQSSDAILQSMNASELLISQLCSQVFSLILPAFLYAKFNQNFKKDLNHQIFRIDSFILFLIFFISCIPLVGFSAYLNQLITFPEWMSTNENRLNEFILKMLDFKSIGDLIIGIIVIALIPAIAEEWVFRGILQNQFIRWTHKRWLSIIIGAIIFSAIHMQFQGFLPRFVLGFALGFVYLFSGNLWYSILLHFLNNGIQVVAAYLYKEELTKQMEAKPEMPNLLGLNISLFIMLFTAYLIISKYNLNKHV
- a CDS encoding phosphatidate cytidylyltransferase, producing MFKRSITGAILGLTIIIGLLYTFWSAACIFLIILLFSTLEWFVHFTKKQGVFQSAFFVSIQAIIGLLLLNLILVHEVTFPYDLILKLNVIVVFILFLFGYSLFLKTEYSFYYAWYAGIFYIGLPILVGIAFLYQDYNAHKYIILGLIILNWSNDTFAYITGRWIGKTLMAPDISPKKTIEGAFGGLCAAILAAWIVNEYLFIHSFPFIKILFLGIGVWLSGTIGDLYESKMKRLAGIKDSGNLLPGHGGFLDRFDSFFYIIPVGIFILLF
- a CDS encoding phosphatidylserine decarboxylase family protein, which produces MYIHKEGKIWVLSSLILYVILIQIVQHFVAILFWPIVILYGIFFCLILNFFRNPIRKIPEINDSIVYAPADGKVVVIEEVMETEYFKDKRKLVSIFMNPLNVHSNRYPISGVVKYSKYHPGKYLVAWHPKSSTENERTTVVVERKDGVQILMRQIAGALARRICCYAKAGETAVQGEDFGFIKFGSRVDLYLPLQAEIKVTLNQVVKGNLDVIAKI
- the lysS gene encoding lysine--tRNA ligase; protein product: MQNLSEQEIIRRNSLAEIRNLGINPYPPEAYDVNAFSLHIKKNFDTHPDAFKEVRLAGRLMMVRDMGKACFAELQDSEGKIQFYIKRDEVCPDEDKTIYDVLFKKLIDIGDFIGISGYVFRTKVGEISVHVSEFKLLSKSLHPLPIVKVDAEGNKHDAFTDPEQRYRHRYVDLIVNPHVRSIFLKRTHIIQEMRNYFNTQGWLEVETPVLQSIHGGAAARPFKTHHNALDIPLFLRIANELYLKRLIVGGFDGVYEFGKMFRNEGMDRTHNPEFTSMEIYVAYKDYIWMMEMVETMLEKVVLAVNEKTTVMIGDYEIDFKKPFRRLSMYDAINEYAGFDVEGKSESELKAFCKSKHLEIDESMGSGKLIDVIFSELVEHVLIQPTYIIDYPIEMTPLAKKHRTKARLVERFELYVNSKEIANAYTELNDPIDQRQRFEDQLQLAARGDEEAMAMDEDFLLSLEYGMPPTSGLGIGIDRLTMMLTGQEAIQEVLLFPQMKPIKI
- a CDS encoding efflux RND transporter periplasmic adaptor subunit encodes the protein MKKLAIIIILIIAVLACIKYFIIDGSSSQMKAIKPGGGQAAMNIQALITKSEIVKNSLFSTGTILANESVQLVPETSGKIMKLNLPEGKNIQKGELLLKINDSELQAQLRKLKTEELLAIEKESRQKKLFEINSVSKDEYESALNNLQLIRADQEIIKTQIAKTELRAPFNGRLGFKNVSEGSYVSTAVVVANLHQLDPVKIDFSIPERYAKLVQLGRSIYFKSDVSDKMTEAKIIAIEPVINESTRSLKIRAQCPNKQNMLLAGSFVRIEINLLDQEKSILIPTEALIPILKAYKVFVYKSGKAAEVKVITGLRTETQVQITEGLQEGDTLITSGIMQLKAGSPVKIVSITDHE
- a CDS encoding efflux RND transporter permease subunit encodes the protein MSNFSHIFIKRPVLAIVVNLIIVLFGAIGYSFLGIREFPSIDPPVITVRTNYAGANADIIESQISEPLEKAINGIEGIRSISSSSSQGMSSITVEFELSSNMEAAANDVRDKVSQAVRQLPADIDGLPTVTKSDASSDAIISMTIRSDSRSHLEISDYAENVLAQRFITIPGVSNVQIWGQKKYAMRIWMDPNKLASFKLTPLDVQQAISRENVELPSGKISGNQTELTVKTSGKLSKEVEFNKLIIKSIEGNNIRLRDIGYAQLGPENEETILRESNVPMIGIGVIPQPGSNYIDIADAFYKRMDQIRTELPKDYSLNISLDNTKFIKQSVTEVAETILIAILLVILIIYLFFRDWLVSFRPLIDIPVSLIGAFFIMYLLGFSVNILTLLAIVLATGLVVDDGIVVTENIYKKVEKGLSPMQAAFQGSSEIFFAVISTSITLAVVFLPVIFMEGFVGRLFREFGIVIAGAVLISAFVSLTLTPMLNARLIRKHNKKSRFYEWSEPFYQKMENGFKNSLAGFLTKRYIAVIVILTCISLIYFIGKSIPSELAPLEDRSWLRLQVSAPEGSSYEYTDHFMKQLSDFISDSIPEKQVCLTVTAPGFTGSGAVNSGFVRLRLFDPDDRQRSQQQIAAYLTKMTSNFTAARTFVIQEQTISTGGGGPRGGLPVQFVLQAPNFEKLKEVIPKFMEEANKSKIFQGTDVNLKFNRPEISINIDKEKARALGVSTLDIAQTLQMAYSGQRFGYFPINGKQYQIIGQVTRENRDEPIDLKSYFIRNSTGQLIQLDNIATLEENSNPPQLYHYNRYMSATVSAGLAPGFTIADGITEMKRIAATQLDDSFSTALTGASRDFDESSSNVWFAFILALVLIYLVLSAQFESFIDPFIIMITVPLAIAGALLSLWYFNQTLNIFSQIGIIMLIGLVTKNGILIVEFANQLQRQGKSKAEAIQEAAVMRLRPILMTSIATALGAMPIALALGAGAKSRMGMGIVVVGGVLFSLILSLYVIPAIYSYLSKSKKHDEVFI